gaaataacaaggcttggagtactaggaagtctgatacggggagaaacaccttcgcagtgcagtccactcacaacccagccacagatgagattcgtgaagaaatggctcagatgagaattgAGCTTGGGTTTGTgctaaaacatgtcacagggggtgcaaaaaagataaatgcgTCAACTAcatggctaaaccaccacctcctaattatgagtgctattatgcggacGAAACTTATGTAGTGAATGAGCAGATGGgcggtttccgaccaagcgcccaaggctcaaatcaggataattggcgccaaggtcaagggaaccaaggtcggaactacgGTAACtgcaaccgtgagggtcattatgtccgagatggaaactacaaccgcgacaacaactttaacaggggtaactatgctaatagaaacgacaggaatgggccctatgtccctcctcaaaatcgtgaagttactcctagggatggtggagatagtatggcctgagttgaggatatgttgcacaaaatgatgacgaggttcgacactagtgatgaacacattaaagagttgaggtgtgatttagctagtattgggcaaaaagttgatacacatgcaatttcgattaaacaaatcgaattgcaagtgacccaattatctgcgacagtgaacacacggcaaccgggcactcttcctagcaacactgtccaaaatccaaagaatgatgcgcactgtatggcaatcactactcgtggtggtaggcaaaccattgacccacctatgccatctactgaggaaaatgtgagaaaggatactgataatgtggtaaagggtagtggtgaagcagagggaagtaatggaaaagatgcagaagtacctatcaaggtaattcccatgcctaggccaccaccacccttccctcagagattagtgaaaaagaccgaggatggtaaatatcggcgcttcaaaacaatgttgaagcagctctctatcaatgtccctttggtagaagctctagaacaaatgcccggttatgccaaattcatgaaagatctggtcaccaagaaaagatcggtcacttttgaggatgatgatagattgcagcattgtagtgctattgctacaagatccctagtataaaagaaagaagatccgggtgcgttcactatccCTTGTACAGttaggtcattacattttgcgaaagcattatgtgatctgggggcaagcataaatctcatgcccctctcaatttacaagaagttgggtttgggggatccaaaacccactgcgatgcggctattgatggccgatcggacagtgaaaaggcccatagggatactccatgatgtgctagtaaaagtggagtcattcatctttccagctgattttgttattcttgattgtgaggtcgattttgaagtgcctatcattcttgggaggccattccttgctacaggtagagccttagttgatatggataagggacagatgacattttggttgaataatgaagaagcaaccttcaacatttgtaggaccatgaggcagagtggtgagctccaatcggtatctgccatatcccacaaagaaaatatgaaaaaggagactgaacagaaaaatgcgaaacaagagtttatggttggggatttggtgcttgtagacagttctggtgTGCCTTgccttccgggcaagctcaagtccaaatggactggcccttacttgattacccaagtattccctcatggggcagttgagttaaaagccaaggagggagtgtggtttaagaggaatagagatagaataaaactctattttgggcataaagcatcggggaatgaagcGATAGAGGCAtatcatcttgatgaagtctgagtaatcaagtgtcccagtcgtgccgcgacattaaatcaggcgcttgttgggaggcaacccaacacTTATCGTcgttttagtaatggtagcatttttctactaatggattttaaatttgcaggaacatcaccaggaaattctgaagaaaattactctgcagcagtcactgacggatacatcgacggaccgttgcgtctgcgacagaccgtcgtatgcatccgtcgtaccaggtacaTTTTTCTATCATTATGAAATTAGGaaacacacgacggaaccaacaacgggtcgtcacaactgtgacggaccgtcgtcggggaaccgtcgcatgattaatgaggtatacccgacccgacccgactgGACCCTTTTCCAAAAACAGACCGTTTAAACTCCCCACCCCTTcatatttcaccccattactttattattttctcccattactctctcttttcaacttccacactcCTTCCCTCCGATCATTTCCCCCCTCACAATTCTCCCAAGCCCTAAAGTGTTCATCTACTAGTGAAAactgctgctgtgggtgtctaccttgccaccgcGTACGTGTGCATtggtttttctccatttctaaggtatgtgtctctaatttatactcatttatcttgcatttgtgtttactagttagtattaagcttagttccttattgtattttgtttacATTAGATGACTCTGCCtaacctaggttacaaatgttcgaaattgccatgtttacaactttagacataggtgcttttgcattgctagtttcctaggtagttgggttagacacatataggtccaaACCACTTcaaggttgatgtgggttcatcggggttgcttagggtaccttTAGTTCTGTCACTGTCATTCataacgagaccccgatgatggaccgtcgtagccacgacggaccgtcgtagggtccgttgcacaagccctagcacccctatactaacggacacatgtgacggaccgttgtgttcacaacggtccgtcctgtacaaccgttctggttgtcagagaccctgtttctaagggtctctcattttttccaattgtccttcaacggacacatgtgacggaccgtcgtacccacgaagGTCactcctgcatgaccgtcataacggttagagacccctctcctaagggtctccatattttttcccAAGTATCCTACGACGGACATCTACAATGGACCGTCgtaactgtgacggtccgtcctgcacacaccgtcatgctagtcagagactctccttcagggttctctatttatacagagtccaagtacaacacgacggacctcacgacggtccatcatagtcACGATGATCCGTCACAAGGctcgtcgtgtgtcactgtttctacagcaattacatattattttcactgTTTCATTTTgtatggtttcgcttgtcttgttttCCACTAatcgtactaatagtgatcctttgcaggtactatctactatggcacccaagcaagaccgaaccgacgcacgcgggcgatcaaagtctgttgccccgtctgcacgcttgatcatcggctctgatgatgagcgggacccagAGTACGTGCCCCTAGACACTTccacaccttcccgtgctgcacgtgctcccagagccacacccaagacggtggcatccggcgtagtcactgcctcccagtttTATGAGGAgagcacactgaccggcacaccctctgggtcagccacaaatgaggaaggagcgtctggatccttaggagtatcatggttcGAGGAAGCTtctggctctgctgaggttcctacacccgccactgctgcagagTCGGCCTCGTctaatgaggctgacagttcagactctacatccggcgcaccagctcAGGTCCCAACCCCAGcttctgaccagccaaaccggtggtgtgtcgtcggccaagtttcaagtttactccgacgccaagttcctgactgataaaggagtaatgactcgaacactccccttggagcggcgggtacttacagggagtctcccaacgatgccggagatccacaacctcttcaccaggcatcgcttcgAGTGGACAGCTCGTCCGTTcggacgatacagcgaggaaatggtccgagagttctacgcatcctacgtagcaactctctgatcacagatcgataggcgggctgctcccgcaaaacaggccccactggagcaggttcgagtccggggcgtgcaggttgacatttccctgccagccatccgccggtttctatacggtgagagtgcagatgctactcagACCCCCATCactaccgagtttgactaccgctggcagatagtaaaggatggacagttcttgcgcgagccagcattgagagagaccaccaagaggtggatggccctgcacctgtcagtagtTGGAGAGGATgccgattgggtcactgagccgaagggggccatcaagaaggccaacctcacgttcatagcaaagttcttgtggctactcgtccatcaccgcctttccccacagctgctgataacatcgttacctgggatcgagcagttgtgatggcggcgatgatagccggattcgaggtggacttcgcatggcttctctaggcagtcatgcacgagagggcattcaagttcactactacctaccccttctcgtgtatgatctttgccctttgcaggtccgcaggtgtgcccatatggcacgtagatcagcctaagaccccgcagggcactgtagacgtcggcctcatcagagacgaggccaatgagttggctccatgcagagggccccgtccagagctgcccccacttgctgatgatcttgcggatacggtagcccaggcccgcacaggTACCCAGGCGTCCACTGGCACTACCccgatcgagtctatcccgggtagtagcacagccccgagctcctctcgcacagcccctctaccggcactggtcccgcttgctagggtccaaaaaactagaggcacaaatggccactcttctgcatcatatccagccgtggatgcagaagtcgattactgagtctgaagcacgtctagagaggaagatgcagcaATTTACAGAGCGAAAGATTGCTGAGGTCAACCAGCgcctggacgcctttgagttgagagtgttagcccgaccatcccctccggtggatgtgttgactcttcaggctgcagtcgataGTCTTcatgcagacatcgacacgatcctagagaCGAGGGTGCcagagtctgaggccccttctgtcgagcctgctgaggacaccgtGCTAGCGGCCCTGTTTACTACTTcaaaattccaccacctccccctcaagagagtgccaagaggcgtaggggtcgagcagaggatgaggcgcgagcaaggaagaaggagcgccgagagatggaggctgcgaagagagcctcacttgctgaagAGTAGGcgcaccagatcagagcatcacagttagcggttggggcgtctagctcccgcactgtagagacagcaggaggcactactgatggtgcggttgctGCTGAgtacaccactgagggtgtccagattgcagaggacgtgggttccggggaaccgaacccaccagcttgctgatcgacggcgctttacGCCACAGGTTtccttcacctaccactctaatatttagatttttttttatgcattggggacaattgtaTGCTTTTTTGtctggggtggggtaaatggaaagggagtgttagggtgaagtctgagtagcccaactcactatcctcttttggggttttcttgcctgtgttctttttccccaaaagactgattactttttctgttgaaccggcatgtttatatcttttgtacatagtttaactctgaagcatcatggctaaaatgatatcctgatagaACTGGAAAATGTTACAtaactaggcatagtaactgataattgtgtggctctaagcatgaaataaaattacaccattgcattaccctaagtcttcaattcgaactaggtgtctaataatctggtatagtgatgagatgtcaagtgagtgtgaggaaatttgaatagtccactattggtactgagttagaacttgcctggttagtcctgctaaaagtaagctgtaacagacaattaggaaaggatcataggcccttattcaagatagcccatttctagcctaaataaaagaaaccaaatgaaagttatccttctttgatccaaaaaaTCTGAGCttaattagacctttctttttcaccccaactgatcttttctgggaacaatatgttggccctggtccctccttggacatgtgcacctcaccttatgccaaaagcataagttgagggtggctaatgcataaacaacctttgttatggccctgacccaactttgggtattgtgtaccttgactcatggcaaagccatgagttcagggtggctgttttgaggaatgctctggaaagtggggttgaaagaacaaagagagaaaaagaacaaaagtaaagtgactcaagaactcgttgaaagaaaagtaaataaaaagagaaatatacaagaaaaaaagggaaaagagtcacttacacaaatgaagaaagaagggaaaatagcaaggtgaaagaataggagaaactgggttagataaagtgatagaaagtggaaggtttagacgatatgtcaagaagggcaaaaagtcactaaagtatacctaaatataccctacctgactctgagcctatgttacaatcTAAGAAAGTcttatcgtgatcctaagggttgtatagcgaacttaaggcagtgaaaataagggcaagcttatggcaataggtatgaatgagtgtgactttgttctaagagagagtgttgaaaagtaatcgttatactcaaactgaaatcattgtgtgaaaaatgaggattttgttttgagaggacactagttgcaataccagaattgttagcacctcggtgagaaattgaagaggataggtgttagtgcatggtgagtctgtgtcatgttctaatcccacaaaattcaagcctaatagtgatagcatgcatagatttgatgagattaatcgggattgatagctaaatgattgcaaaggataaaacatgaatactattgtacaaagattgtgtagtgagtcatagtgcgtcgcttgaggacaaacaacgaatttaagttgagggtgttgatataccgtggtttcacggtataattaatactttttccttaagtttagtgtgtccgaaagtcttattgtgctagtttttatatgagtttctctttgttttgcaggaaatctgtccaaagttgaatgcggagattttgagtgaagaaatgcagaagagaccacctacggagctgatgacggtccgtcgtgcttgtgatggtccgtaggtggcagcgtagagaagctgctgaaggaagatggggaagtctgaccaagtgtggggttacgaagcttgtgacggtccgtcgtgtctatgacggtccgtcctgcaggttcgtcatgaagttcagagaagtgatcctagtacccagattccaagagttgaagtgttttgaaacgaaaaccctcgatggaccgttttgcctatgacggtccgtcatacttgccgttgaggggaatgaagagagcaacaaaagaaattgctaagtatgggatgacggattCCATGATGGtctgtcgcgaggtccgtcgacccagccgcgttttgggagatttccagcaattagaatccttgtttaattaggttttaatttttttttataaatagttcgaaaaacctcgtttttgaggttagactctgctagattagacatcatattattagactctgtgtattagtgtttgatttagagattcttacaagtgatttttggtgattaatcaagcaaactttcggactttattctttctcattgaagtaagtacatgaattcttatttaatatatttgaatattgtatttatcgctatgagtaactaaacttcataactagggttgtgggaaccataggcaaataatgagataaaccctaattaaaagaacaattctagaatagtgtcttgcatgtattaataattctttcttttagaagtctttttaacggatgaccaacgttagaactcgccttaatgctacttgtcggaccaaggaggtagatagtaggaaaagaattattaacatagatttagtgtacactatctaataggctagtattgattggtaggaggtaataacttagtcaaatatcgaatacgatgcttaatatgaggtaaggataagggttaggatagcaacacacatagccggaccaaggtgcggagtgagattttctagatgccggaccaaggatttagaaatacataacttatcactttgcatgcaagatactaggaaaaaattgttatagttagagttatcaatttatgaacttgtggggaacacgtaaaccctagttactttgattaattgattaaaacccaacattaaaagctgttaagtgtctctttcaagttcgttgtttattttcacttatttagagatagaacccccatttttatatttttactttcctaggaagttattgaccaaacgatagtaataataggttgaggttaagtctagactattttcctcgtgggaacgatctcaacctcactagttgggttatttacttgacacgaccgctttatttctcatttgagaagtaagtttgagtgtatcagtAGTAAAGTTGAGGTTTataagtactaataattttattagtttccatgaataatttggtcatctcaaagatgtgcatactgagtaatgaacatatattgaaaaagtagacgattcttcaagaattttttaTGTTGCTTGTGATCGTgataaagttgattggatcaactaaagttaggactaaatccctaaattctgaaaagtataTAAGGTGAATATGGGTCCGTTCTCCTAtcatatgatatgataaaaagatgtCTCAATAAGATAAGCAATATGTGTTTGTTGTCAGCTTGCagtttgacattcacaaaattatttgtgcaaaaataattgagttaagagcaaaatttcaaaacatgtaatcaagacaatttatcttgataatattgataaatactcaAGATGATGTGACACTAAATGTCTCAAATAGTAAAATCATTGTTTATGAAAAGAAATCTGCATATATTGATATGAAATACGATATTGCATACAAAAGTAATTGTACGCGTCAGATcgataaattatgatcaaattttctttcaatttatttatggtcgggaatcaaatatttttcatctgattattttgatatgtggTATATAATCAACGAATATACATTGATGCACAAGAATATATTCTccaaagattgagatatatattagtttgtctaacataagggggagattagaagcaacacaaaagttgtaaatactcTTATTGGATGTCCCTTAAAGATAGAGTCTACGACATGCATAAAGCctgatagactaatcaattctaaataaaaaatctttgaaAAGGGGAGAGGATCAAAGGatcaaaattatcataataagaAGATAATGTGCTCTTGGGGAgcctacgacataacactttatgaaacctcatatgaggggtagctacctaaaaataatgaagtgattagatctcaataagttatgtcGCATTGTAAATCAATGCAAAATCGTATATCGTTGACaatatctttgatacaatagagctcaatattgtaaaagattatgaggatATAAATTCTACATCTAGTAAAGCATgcttgtgtagaaataattatcaagtgaaaagtggaatgatgcatcttgataagcgtaaagcttattttacttgcaatctaggcacttaaaaatgtcatacatctaatattgaatgttgttacttgacaaaattaaatatccaatgggttcaaaatctaaagcatatacaagtttttggaaaacttgtttatcattctcataaggattaaatagattcaaaatgcatagagcatatacaagtattactatgcaagttgatgactagaattgaaactcttgacaatagattatttgcttaaagaagttgaagtaaggaacttgcagaaatctTTGACCCTGAAGGGAAGATTTATAAAAGCGGATAGAAGAAAGAATATTTCGTCAAGGTTTTTGTACACTCATAAGCTCCCATGTatggtgatatcaacatgcaagagGTCTGTTCAAGTAATactattgttgatttattcaccaagtctctaccaactacaactttcaagaagatggtgcacaagcttggaaaaCGTAGATTCTAGTCTCTTAATTGATGTTGTCAttagggggagttaatacgcgATATACTCCTTTctcctcacaaggttttgtcccactgggtttttcttgtaaggtttttaatgaggcatccataatgcgtattattagatatatgtactctttttccttcactagatttttttttctactgGGTTTTATCTATTATgattttaacgaggcacataatctatcGACATTCAAAGGGaagtgttataaacaatttgtattatagtgaatgtctaattacgTGAAGTtcttgtaggatatggttagaaTCCTACTTGGGACCAAGTAAGGGTTTCCCtttaaataaagggttttccttcattttaaATAAGATTTGTGAAGATCtatgaatactgaatatactatgaataagaaatcttttctcttctctctactTTGTTCTTCTActtaatttatatagtttcataacatgAATGAATATgtttgagtatttttttttaaaatgcaactgatgaaaaaattaagtgatatttaccttttttaaaaaaatattttcttccttgattttctccctcctattataaaatatttgaattttttcaaactaaacaaatcaaaaaaaatataaatcggatatataacaaattaaaatattgatacttttaataaatattgaaaatgaggCTAATGAATCctattaaatgctaaaatattgacattttgaaaaaaatcaactaaatgaattattttaaaatgagaaaattgtatataattgcaaactattaattcaaatcaaATGATATAACtactgtttgatttaattataccACAGAACAAACTATTGTTATTTCGTCTCTCTCCTGGTGAAGCTCGGTCGCCACTCTCGTTATCTCCTTCCCTCTCTCGCTTTTTATACAAAcgcaaatgtataaaatacatTCGTATTTatacaaactatagctataaaatTGCAAGATCCTACATCTTGGCTTCAGAGGTAGTAAGGTAGATTCTTCCTTATTTACATTGCAAGCTCACAAAGGAATCAtatttctcttgttatatgtggatgatattatGATCACAGATATTCATACAAAAGCATTAACCAAACAGGTTTTTGCTGAGTTTCGTCGCAAGTTAGGAGTTACAGTCCCTCCACTCACTAGATTGAGGGAAGTATTGAAAGAAGGTGATGGAACATGTCAAACAAACAGGTTCGGTGAAGCTGCCTGGCGAATTAGAGTTCGAGTTACACTAGGACTAGACTACTATCCTAATTTATTACAAGTCTATACTGTGAACGACTAAAGCTGATGTATTCGACTAGGATAAGgtgtaaataatatatttgagttGTATTAGGATTCCTAGTATAGCTAGTATAAGACTCTTCTCCAATCTGGAGTATgtaaatcaattatttaattatcaataCGATCCTTGATTCTTCACATATCACTAAAAATTCTACAAAacaaatagttcaaaaatttcaaacgAACTTCATTGAATAATTCGAGACAACTATAAGGATGAATAAAACAATGATCTTgtgaaaaatttcaaaaatgacatttcAAATCATTACACCGATCGACTAAAATATTGGAATCAATCATTGAATACTCCGTGACAAATGGATGATTATGACGTCTATTACTTTAGGGGAAAAAATGTAAACTAATGGGGAGATgtgtgatattttaaaaatcgggatttagtaaatataaaatttaattatagttaaaaattaaatctcGAATTCATAACATGATTCACGATCCATCAAAATTAAATGACACAAGCCAtttcaaagtaaaaaatattttctttccacATACAAATAAgactttattaatgatgatcAGAGACCTTTGATAAGTAGTAtgaatttgaacatttttttccACTAAGATATTAAATACAATCCCATCCTTTGTATGATAaccaataaattattaattgagtAATAACTCCATTTGACATCCTCGAAAGTCCTTTAGCAGAGCTAGCAAAATGGGAACTGCACCGTTCAAACTGGGAACATCATTCAAAATTTCTACATGACTAAGGATTATTATagttaaaactatttttaatatatatatatatatatatatatatatatatatatattaaaacagaaaaagagagaaccAGGATGGAAAAAGTGATCCCTATAGTcccaaatataaattttggcAAATTAAATTGGTTACAAAATTTAATTGGGGGATGATTTGTGAAACacttaaaaaatacttttaaggaGAGCTTATCTTAAAAACACTTGGAACATGTATGACATTACAACTGGAAAtagcttatttttaaaaacattatccctcaaaataataactttttaaaacgCGTTTTTTGAAAGAAGGTAATttctattttgtaattttttgagaagttttttttttttttttttaaaaaaaaagactatgTTTTGCTGATCATTTTTAGAAATGCTAAATGGTCAAAAAATTTGACTggcaatttaaaaaatttatagtatggttagtattttaaaatagactcaattttttctattttttaatcaaaaaatttaaaactaaaagagtaaatatatttaaaatggtAAAATAACATTCTTGACATAttctgataaattttttgg
The DNA window shown above is from Solanum lycopersicum chromosome 11, SLM_r2.1 and carries:
- the LOC138339353 gene encoding uncharacterized protein, with product MAKPPPPNYECYYADETYVVNEQMGGFRPSAQGSNQDNWRQGQGNQGRNYGNCNREGHYVRDGNYNRDNNFNRDSSGVPCLPGKLKSKWTGPYLITQVLSTMAPKQDRTDARGRSKSVAPSARLIIGSDDERDPEYVPLDTSTPSRAARAPRATPKTVASGVVTASQFYEESTLTGTPSGSATNEEGASGSLGVSWFEEASGSAEVPTPATAAESASSNEADSSDSTSGAPAQVPTPASDQPNRWCVVGQVSSLLRRQVPD